A single genomic interval of Pochonia chlamydosporia 170 chromosome 7, whole genome shotgun sequence harbors:
- a CDS encoding small oligopeptide transporter, OPT family (similar to Neosartorya fischeri NRRL 181 XP_001260988.1), whose amino-acid sequence MSWAHRIRRNHAQDAITTGSDAATELRNFQKQHKWDPFLDINKLDNVDEALNSGNAEKQAAVDESLIQEDSPYPEVRASVPPTDEDFPVNTLRAWVIGGLMCTVVASCNVLLSLRRLPLSISASVVQLISYPMGCFWAKAMPNKSFTLFGHKIDLNPCPFNVKEHTMITVMTAAGTTVSYAIDILLAQEIFYHQHFKWGFQILLILSTNVMGLGIAGISRRFLIWPSAMVWPSTLITTTVMHSLHNHKPADPAATHGWTIGRYKFFLIVAACVFVWEWVPQVFATFLQFFYFATWAAPNNVVVNQLFGGQSGLGLLPISFDWNTVAGFVGSPLPVPAFALANFAIGMFLCLVGGLGLYFGGPEYYRYLPIVANQNFDRYAMPYNVSRILTPDYTVNETAYKEYSPILIPATFSLTYAFSFAGLMATLTHTVLYYGADTWRRVRNSKYDEPDVHLKLMRKYKEVPEWWFFVVFVVSFVFGLVSSVVWPTHLPWWAYILCIAIGVVLFIPVGIIQAVTSSQTSTNVLMEMIIGYLLPGRPVAMMVFKGWGTMVSFNGLTYIADMKVGHYMKIPPRSMFAAQAFATIWLSFVQIGTYNYMIGNIKNVCTPHQSSGWTCPLARVFYNSSVIWGVVGPRRIFGAGGVLAWTNYFWLIGFVLPLVSYFVVRKYPRSAARYVIWPVVFSAAGYVPPATFYNLLQWLIVGLCFNYFIRRRYLGWWSQYNYILSAGLDIGAALCGVFIGFIMGFGNFQFPSWWGNSVVETTLDYNGGAVTKVFDLNTSAPIGPETW is encoded by the exons ATGTCGTGGGCTCACCGAATTAGACGCAACCATGCCCAGGATGCTATCACAACTGGAAGCGACGCAGCGACAGAGTTGCGAAACTTCCAGAAGCAGCACAAATGGGACCCcttcctcgacatcaacaaaCTGGACAATGTGGACGAGGCGCTAAATTCAGGAAACGCAGAGAAGCAGGCTGCCGTGGATGAGTCCTTGATTCAAGAGGACTCGCCGTATCCTGAAGTCAGGGCATCG GTCCCGCCAACAGACGAAGACTTTCCTGTAAACACACTTCGGGCCTGGGTAATCGGAGGGTTAATGTGCACAGTAGTTGCGTCATGCAATGTGTTACTATCGCTGCGACGCTTACCGCTGTCCATCTCAGCCAGCGTCGTGCAACTTATATCGTACCC AATGGGATGTTTCTGGGCCAAAGCAATGCCAAACAAATCCTTCACCCTCTTCGGACACAAAATCGACCTCAACCCCTGCCCCTTCAACGTCAAAGAACACACCATGATAACTGTCATGACCGCCGCCGGCACAACAGTCAGCTACGCAATCGACATCCTCCTCGCACAAGAGATATTCTACCACCAGCACTTCAAATGGGGTTTCCAgatcctcctcatcctctccaCCAACGTAATGGGTCTTGGAATCGCCGGCATATCCCGCCGATTCCTCATCTGGCCCTCCGCAATGGTATGGCCCAGCACCCTgatcaccaccaccgtcatGCACTCcctccacaaccacaaaccaGCAGATCCCGCTGCCACGCACGGCTGGACAATCGGCCGGTACAAGTTCTTCCTCATTGTTGCCGCGTGCGTCTTTGTCTGGGAATGGGTGCCGCAGGTGTTTGCCACGTTCCTCCAGTTCTTCTACTTTGCCACCTGGGCGGCCCCGAACAATGTTGTTGTGAACCAGTTATTCGGTGGGCAGTCCGGGCTCGGTCTGCTTCCTATATCGTTTGATTGGAATACGGTGGCGGGCTTTGTGGGCAGTCCGCTCCCGGTGCCGGCGTTTGCGTTGGCGAATTTCGCGATCGGGATGTTCTTATGCTTGGTTGGCGGGCTGGGGCTGTACTTTGGCGGTCCTGAGTATTATCGATATCTGCCGATTGT TGCGAATCAGAATTTTGACCGATATGCCATGCCGTATAATGTGTCGAGGATACTTACGCCGGATTATACGGTGAATGAGACGGCGTACAAGGAATATTCGCCGATTTTGATACCGGCGACTTTCTCGCTTACTTATGCGTTTAGCTTTGCGGGTTTGATGGCGACGTTGACGCACACGGTGTTGTACTACGGGGCAGATACGTGGAGGAGGGTCAGGAACTCAAAGTACGACGAGCCGGACGTTCATCTCAAGTTGATGCGTAAGTACAAGGAAGTACCGGAGTGGTGGttcttcgtcgtctttgtGGTGAGCTTTGTATTCGGGCTTGTGTCCAGCGTGGTGTGGCCAACTCACCTCCCCTGGTGGGCGTACATCTTGTGTATTGCCATTGGCGTCGTTTTATTTATACCCGTGGGTATTATTCAAGCTGTGACTAGTTCGCAGACCTCGACGAATGTGCTTATGGAAATGATCATTGGCTACTT GCTGCCCGGTCGTCCTGTAGCAATGATGGTGTTCAAGGGCTGGGGCACAATGGTCAGTTTCAACGGCCTCACTTACATTGCAGACATGAAAGTCGGCCATTACATGAAGATTCCACCCCGGAGCATGTTTGCAGCACAAGCATTTGCGACTATCTGGCTTTCTTTCGTCCAAATAGGCACGTACAACTACATGATTGGCAATATTAAAAATGTCTGCACGCCTCACCAGTCATCTGGTTGGACTTGCCCACTCGCGAGGGTCTTTTACAACTCAAGCGTCATCTGGGGCGTCGTG GGACCTAGACGAATATTCGGCGCTGGTGGCGTTCTCGCCTGGACAAACTACTTCTGGCTCATTGGCTTTGTTCTCCCCCTCGTGTCATACTTTGTAGTTCGCAAGTATCCTCGAAGTGCAGCACGATATGTCATTTGGCCGGTCGTCTTCTCCGCCGCGGGATATGTGCCTCCTGCGACGTTTTACAACCTGCTCCAGTGGCTGATTGTTGGGCTTTGCTTCAACTACTTTATTCGTAGGAGGTatcttggctggtgga GTCAATACAATTACATTCTTTCTGCTGGTTTGGATATCGGTGCTGCTCTTTGCGGAGTGTTCATCGGGTTTATCATGGGGTTTGGCAACTTTCAGTTCCCTTCTTGGTGGGGGAACTCGGTAGTCGAAACTACACTTGACTATAATGGGGGTGCGGTTACAAAGGTGTTTGATCTGAATACTTCTGCACCAATTGGGCCGGAGACTTGGTAG
- a CDS encoding mitochondrial outer membrane protein (Sam35) (similar to Metarhizium acridum CQMa 102 XP_007810147.1) has translation MATTTSSSIFTIPTPIRSLFNLFPLQTYDAEPLPARSPSESRTHAKLHIFSIPEDALLNRPSFNPTCLKWQTYLRIANIRTDLIPSTNHASPSGSLPYLLPPSTDSRPDIPLTGHQISQYAQKNSSLRDAPSPKAEAYLSLIAQSIRPAWLYALYLSPTHTSLLTKLYLPSSPLLSTPLLHTLRSAAREEILKATRRHLLLPGQLYDEARTAFEALDTALGKVEWFFGGSEPGLFDAEVFAYTYLILDTEFGWQDDELRDCVGGCENLVAHRRRLYERCWN, from the exons ATGGCCACAACCACCTCATCCAGCATATTCACCATTCCCACCCCCATCCGCTCCctcttcaacctcttcccCCTTCAAACCTACGACGCAGAACCCCTCCCCGCCCGCTCGCCCTCCGAATCCCGCACCCACGCCAAACTACACATCTTTTCGATCCCCGAAGACGCGCTCCTCAACCGACCCAGCTTCAACCCAACATGTCTAAAATGGCAG ACGTACCTCCGCATCGCCAACATACGAACCGACCTCATCCCCTCCACAAACCACGCCTCCCCATCCGGCTCGCTACCATACCTCCTCCCCCCGTCCACCGACTCGAGACCAGACATTCCACTCACAGGACACCAAATATCACAATACGCACAAAAGAACTCTTCCCTTCGAGATGCGCCCTCCCCAAAAGCAGAAGCGTACCTCTCTCTAATAGCGCAATCCATCCGTCCAGCATGG CTCTACGCGCTGTACCTCTCGCCAACTCACACCTCCCTCCTCACGAAACTATACCTTCCGTCATCGCCCCTCCTATCCACCCCGCTATTACATACGCTCCGGTCCGCTGCGAGAGAGGAGATTCTCAAAGCGACGAGACGACACTTGCTTCTCCCGGGACAATTGTACGACGAGGCGAGGACGGCTTTTGAGGCGCTGGATACGGCGCTTGGTAAGGTCGAGTGGTTCTTTGGGGGTTCTGAACCGGGCTTGTTTGACGCGGAGGTTTTTGCGTATACGTACTTGATTTTGGATACCGAGTTTGGATGGCAGGACGATGAGTTGAGGGATTGTGTGGGCGGGTGTGAGAATCTGGTGGCACATAGACGGAGACTTTATGAGAGATGTTGGAACTGA